In the genome of Clostridia bacterium, one region contains:
- a CDS encoding stage III sporulation protein AB translates to MLIKILGFVLLTGAGALLGYRQSQHYKKREQLLSEVVRLCDSMINDITYFQPTLSQMLKSRFDTFPMLGNMLERYIALLDNKITIDHDVLLAHVPKEKFNDEEYMLFIQLLDILGKSDSLTQRGGILSLKEAFLIKQNTAIEESKKYGNLFFKLGVLGGLAAGVIVL, encoded by the coding sequence ATGTTGATTAAGATATTAGGGTTTGTATTGCTGACTGGGGCAGGAGCTTTATTGGGATACAGACAAAGCCAGCATTACAAAAAAAGAGAACAGTTATTGAGCGAGGTTGTAAGGCTGTGTGATAGCATGATAAATGACATAACATACTTTCAACCTACCTTGTCGCAAATGCTAAAAAGTCGTTTTGATACTTTTCCGATGCTTGGCAATATGCTGGAAAGATATATCGCATTATTAGATAACAAAATTACAATTGACCATGATGTCTTGCTAGCACATGTTCCGAAAGAAAAGTTTAATGACGAAGAATATATGCTGTTTATTCAATTACTAGATATTTTGGGCAAAAGTGATTCATTAACTCAACGCGGCGGTATTTTGAGTTTGAAAGAGGCGTTTTTGATAAAACAAAATACGGCCATAGAAGAAAGCAAAAAATACGGCAATTTATTTTTTAAGCTTGGAGTTTTGGGAGGCTTGGCGGCAGGAGTGATAGTTTTGTAA